Part of the Gemmatimonadota bacterium genome is shown below.
CCTGTGCGAGCAACGGATCGAATCGCATCTTCCAAATCGAAAACAAAAGCGTGCCAACACTCTCTAAACTCGCCCGATTATCCCATGATCTGAGAATTTGAACAGCCTTGCCAATCTCCCAGTTGGGATCGTATAGCACGGGCCAGGCGCGGTTATAAGCGCGGTAAATCAGCCCCTTAGACTCCTCTGCGTCAACGAGATAATCATCTCGAAGCAAAGCCTGCATATCGCCAACCGCAATATTCTGATGCGTGAGCAACCAGTTCACAATCCGCTGTGCGCGATAATTGGGTCTCCCCCACCCCAAAAACGGTGGGAAATCGTCCCTTTTAAGACCGCTATCAATCGCAACCACATCTGGCGAGACATTGCAATTCTGCAAAGAGCCAGAAGTGGGATTATGCACCTGCGGCAATTGAGAAAATGCAATCATACCTCTCCACTCTGTCTCAGGCATCCAGCCCGGCACGGGCGCGCGCCAATCGAAATCTTCTGATCGCACGGGACAGCGACCATTAAACACGTAAAAAATCTCGCCCATCACATCGCCGTATATCACATTAAAAACCGGTAGCTCCAAATGCGAAAGCGCCTGCTGAAACGCGCCCAGTGACACCGCGCGATTCATCGCCAATAACTGACCCATTGCATCCACGCGATCAGCCACACTCGTACGCGCAGCATAAGCCCAGTTGCCAATCGTCTTATAGACTGGACCGTGATCGGTATAGAAAAATTCGCGTTCAACTTCCCGCATCCCCTCCTCGGTATGAATTTTCACGCGCCGCGACACCACGCGCCTTTTCTCATCTCCATAAAAATAGCGTCTGGGATTGATGGGATCCAGACGCTCTTCGTACAAATCAAAAACATCAGTATCATTGGTGGTAATTGACCAGGCAATGTGGTCATTATGACCGGCAAAAATAACCGGCAAACCAAAAAATGTCGTCCCCATCACATTCAAACCCGCATTGCTGACCAGATGCGCTTCGCAAAGCTGAAAAGGCGTTGTATATGGCAATTGCACATCCATCGCCAGCACGGGTGCGCCGCTGCCAGAACGAGACGGTCCTGCAACCCACAGATTGGACCCCGGCAATTTGGGAACCGATGTCGTCAATCCCACACGAGCCAATTCGGACTCACCGGTCTGCTCGGCAAACAAGAACAAAATCCACTGTACAAGAGCCACGACATCTACCGCCCGCACATCCTGCACCCACTGCGGCAATACCTGCCGATGAATTTCAATATAGTGGTTGATGCCCTCAACAAAAGCCGCGATATATTGCCGCGTCTCCTCAGAAATATCCCCATACCGTTCACCCGCGACACTGTGAATGCGCCATCGCAAAGCCATTTCATCTAATTTTAAGGCCGAAGTGCCTTCGACTTCGGCCAAACGCCCTCTGGCCTGGCGAAAACTCTTCAACATCTGCAGGAGATGGTCTTCTGCCTGTGCATAGCCAAAACCAAACGCGACATCCTCATCTGTGCGCCCATAAATATGGGGTACGCCATAAGCATCGCGCAAAATACGCGCCTTACCTTCTGGAGGTGAAAATAGAGAATCCCCCAGTTTTGCGACCAGCGTATCGACCGGGACTTCAGCCAGCAAAACTGCAAGACTGTCCCGATTAATCACACCCTCTTGCGCCCCACTTTGAGCGGCAAAAGCAATGGGAAATAGAAAGATGACGAATAGACGAATAAACGAATAGACGAACCCCGCCCAACCACCCAGAGTTATTGCAAACTCCGTCGTTGATTCGCTGATTCGTTGATTCGTTGATTCGTTGATTCGCTCCATCCCCTACTCCCTGAACAAATGATCTTCAATGGGCAATGCCATGGCAATGCCATTGGTCGCAGAAATAAGCCCCGCCTCCATAATTTCCTGTGCATTGCGCGACAAATCCGCGCAAGTCACAAAACCGGGCGATGCACCAGATTGAATACAATGAATAAAATATTCGGAGGCATTATTTTCTCCTTCGGGCAATGCATCTGGCGCAATTGTTTTGCCGTCTTTACTACCGCGCGTGTACAAAACAACATCGTTTCCCGCAATAATCGTCCCTTCCGTCCCGTGCAACATCAAATCGTGCGGCGGCTTGTGCGGCACAGCTTCCGTCCATGTCATCTCCAGCCGGCACAGAGCGTTTGGATAGCGCAAAATCATCATCCCATTGTCATCCACGGGCAAATGTGTTTTCAATAGCCGCCCCGCCATTCCCACCACGTGATTTGGACGCCCCAAAAACAACACGCACAAACTCGCGCCATATCCCCCGTAATCGTTAAAAGCACCTGCGCCATTGAGATGGCTATCAAATAGGAAGTCGCAAAAATGTTCGGAACACCCCAACTCATCCGGTCCACAATGTCCACCGCGCCACAGCAGTTGCCACACCTGGCCGATTGCGCCTTCTTGCACCAGGCGATAAGCCGTGCGGATGCCGCGATTCCACGCCGTTGGCCAATTGACCATCAACACCGTCCCCGCCTTTCGAGCAGCCGTCAACATGCGATCTGCTTGTTCTAAGGTCGCTGCCATTGGTTTTTCAACCATCACATGAATCCCGCGCGGCGCACACAATTCCACCACATCGGCGTGATGTGCTGTCGGAGTAAATACAAATACTGCATCCGGCTCCTCATTGTCCAGCAACGCTTCAAAATCATCATATACCAGCTCACAACCCGTTGCCTCGACAAATTGTTCTCTCAGTTCTGCATTGCCATCTGCACCAGCCACCAGCACGGCGTTATCCAGCGCTTTGAGCGCGCGCAAATTTGACCACACGTGATCGTGCGCCAGCCCCAATGCGGCCACTTTTACTCTTTCTGTCATAAGCCCCTCCTCAAATATTCTGAACCGGGATGTACAGGATTTTTGGGTATTCCAGGATAAAACAGATGTGGTTCCAATGATACAGCACAGCACAACATGAGTAAAGAGGAAAAAGGCAATGTATAAAACAAAAAGCCCGGGTGAACTTCTGGAAAAGTTTTTCCGGGCTTTATTTTTTTATCAGATAGCGTAGCGAGTTCTCACTTTTTCTTTCTCGCGTCTTTAATCACCAAATCACCGTCTGCCACCTCCACCTCAATTTGCGCGCCGTCAGAGATATCGCCACTGATCAACGCGCGCCCAATGCGCGTCTCCAATTCGTGCTGTAAGAATCGTTTTAGGGGACGTACACCAAACACTGGATCAAAACCTTTTCGGGCGATAAATACCTTTGTATCCTTTGTCAGTGTGAGGCCAATCTGCCTGTCAGACAATCGGTTACGCAAATCCACAATAAGCAGATCCACAATTTTGGTGATTTCGGACAACAACAGCGGCTTGAACAGCACAACATCATCTATACGATTGAGAAATTCGGGTCTGAACTGCTGTCTCAATTCCGCCATCACCGCATCGCGTGCAGAGTCGCGGATTTCGCCATCGCCGGTCACACCCTCGAGCAAATACGGCGAACCCATATTTGATGTCATAATTACCACCGTATTCTTAAAATCCACGACATGCCCCTGTGCATCTGTCAAGCGGCCGTCATCGAGCAACTGAAGCAAAATATTGAAAACATCGCTGTGAGCCTTTTCAATCTCGTCGAACAAAATCACCGAATACGGTTTGCGGCGCACCGCTTCCGTCAACTGCCCGCCTTCATCATAACCGATATAACCCGGGGGCGCGCCGATCAACCGCGACACCGCGTGCTTTTCCATATACTCACTCATATCAATGCGAATCATACTGTCTTCGCTATCAAAAAGTGCCTCTGATAGCGTGCGTGCGAGTTCGGTCTTGCCAACGCCAGATGGACCTAAGAAAATGAACGACCCGATGGGACGGCGCGGATCCTTGATCCCTGCACGCGCCCGAATCACCGCATCGGCCACCAGAGAAACCGCCTCATCCTGTCCGACGACGCGCTCGTGCAAAATATCGTCCAATCGCAGCAGCTTCTCGCGCTCTCCCTCGACCAATCGCGTCACCGGAATACCCGTCCACCGAGAGGCTATCTCGGCGATTTCCTCCTCAGTCACCTCCTCGCGCAACAACCGATTATCCATCGTTTGAGAATCTTCAGCGTTTTTGAGTTGCCGTTCCAAATCGGGCAATATGCCATGTTTTAACTCTGCGGCGCGGTTGAGATCGTATTGCCGCTCAGCCTCTTCGATCTTGCGTTTTGTCTGCTCAATCTTCGCTCGCAAAGTTCGCACCCCATCCAGTTCCCGCTTTTCATTCTCCCACTGCACGCGCATCGCATCTGCCTGATCCTTTAAATCGGACAACTCTTTCTGAAGTGTCTGCAACCGCTCCCGACTTGACTTGTCCTTTTCCTTTTTCAACGCGGCTTCCTCGATCTCGAACTGCATCACGCGACGGGTTACAGCATCCAGTTCCGAAGGCATGGAGTCGATCTCTGTCCGCACCATTGCACACGCCTCATCCACCAGATCAATCGCCTTATCGGGCAAAAAACGATCTGAAATATATCGATCTGACAATACCACGGCATTGACCAGTGCATTATCCTGAATCCCCACCCCGTGGTGAATCTCAAATCGCTCGCGCAAACCCCGCAGAATCGAAATAGAGTCTTCAGCAGATGGCGCATCGACCATCACGGGTTGGAAGCGTCGCTCAAGAGCAGCGTCTTTTTCGAGATACTGGCGGTGTTCGTCGAGCGTTGTCGCACCAATACAGTGCAATTCGCCCCGCGCCAGCATTGGTTTGAGCATATTCCCCGCGTCCGTAGATCCCTCCGTCTTACCCGCGCCCACAATCGTATGGACCTCGTCGATAAATAACAAAATATGGCCGTCGCTCTGTTTGATCTCATTCAAAACAGCTTTCAAACGCTCTTCAAATTCGCCCCGATATTTCGCGCCGGCCATCAACGCGCCCATATCCAGTGAAAAAATCGACCGATCTTTGAGCCACTCGGGCACATCGCCCCGCACAATCCGCTGCGCCAGACCCTCGATAATCGCGGTCTTTCCCACACCGGGGTCGCCGATCAGTACGGGATTGTTTTTTGTCTTGCGCGACAAAATGCGAATCACGCGACGGATTTCTTCATCGCGCCCAATCACGGGATCTAATTTGCCCGCGCGCGCCTCGGCTACCAGATCAATACCGTATTTTTCAAGTGCCTCATAAGCCATCTCTGGGTTGGCACTCGTCACACTCTGATTGCCGCGAATCTGCGTCAAAACAGACAAAAAATTATCCCGCGTAATATTAAACTGTTTCAGAATGCGCCCCGCCGGGGTCTTATCGCCCTCGCCGATCAGGGCCAGCAACAGATGCTCTACTGAGACATATTCATCCTTCAGCCTTTCAGCTTCGTCCTGAGCGGATAGAAACAGTTTCTGAAAACGCTGCGTCACATAAATTTTGTCCTGTTCAACACCCGGACCAGAAACTTTCGGCAGCCGCGTCAATTCCTTTTCAAGCTCCGATTTTAGAGCATCGCCATCCACTTGCATGCGCACGAGTATGCGAGGCACTAAGCCAGCCTCTTGCGCGACCAAAGCAGCAAGCAGGTGTTCCCCGTCCACCTCCTGATGTCCATATCGCAGTGCTATAGCTTGTGCTTGTTGCACGGCCTCCTGCGATTTCTGTGTCAATTTGTTCCTATCCATTTTGTCGACCCTTTATCAGTCAGTTATCCGTTTCCCTGCCCCGCCTAAAGACAAAAGGCGAGAAGCGAGAAGTCTATCCACTCTCGCGCCTCGCCTCTTAACTTCATACTTCTCACTTCTTACGACACAGCGACTTCAATCTGCCGAGGTTTTGCTGCTTCGGACTTGGGCAACGTCAAAGTCAAAATCCCATCCTTGTAATTCGCAGCGATTTTATCGGCCTGTACTTCTGTGCCGAGCTTAAAGGCGCGCTTAAATTTCCCATAGGAACGTTCACGGCGGAAGAACTGCTTATCCTTCTGCTCGTCTTCGTGCTTCCGCTCGCCTTCAATTGTGAGCACATTATCTTCGAGTGTCACCTTGATATCATCCTTGTTCAGCCCGGGCAATTCGGCGTGAGCGGTAAATTCATGATCCGATTCCACTACATCCACGCGGGGATGCCAGCCCGTGCCGTGCCAGGTGTCCAGGTCGCCCCAGAACTTGCTCACCATGTTGTCGATTTCGCGCTGAATCGCGAAAGACTCTCGGGGTTGCCAACGAATAAGTGCCATCTTACTACCTCCTGTTATTTGGTTGTTGGTTGCTTGTTCGTCTCGCCCTATTTTTATTGCAATCCCCGTGCCACAAATTTCTATTTTAGAAAAATTTGAATAACATATTGTAAATAAACATTTTAAATTTTTTTGGTGTTCTGCACCATCTCTCGGCCTGATGATATGGCATAGACAAGCACCCATTTTTGGCATATCATGTCAAATTGCCAGTGTTCAATTGTCAGTCCAAAGTATTATTTAAAAAAAGAAAAAGCCCCTGAACCGAGGGGTACAGGGGCGAAAAAATAGAAAGCGTGACCGGTCATTTGCCAAAAAGTGTGACCACTAGTCCGATGACCGCACAGGCAGATATAATCAATGTGACGAGTAATTGCCGAAGGGATGAAAAACTACTGTCCATCTTATTCGACAAGTCCCTAATCGCTTGTGTCAATTCGCTGCGTGTGTTATCTACTTCGCTCAAGAGACATTCCCGTCATTGACCAAACACATTGACAAGCAGCCCGACAACCGCGCATGCGGCAATGATCATGGCGACAAAACAAGACCATTGCCACTTTTGGGCATTGCCAAAATCTTGTCGCAATCTGTCAATAGCGTATCTCAAATCTGAAATCGCTTGTGTCAATTCGCTACGTGTGTTATCTACTTCTGTTTCAACCCGTTGTTGCCGGTGAGAAAATTGGTCAAACTGACCCTTTAATTCCGCTTGTGTCTCTTCAACGACGGTTGCCATTTTTGTATCCTTTTTCAACAGATGGATTCATCCATTTTAATATTATAGCGAGTTATGGTCATATTGTCCAGCCTCTATTTTTTAAGTACAAAATTCAAGGGAAAAAACAATGCGATCAACCATCGCCTTCACAATTGTATTTTTATGGGCCTGTGCTTGTTCTGCCAATGACCCGGTACAAACGCTGACCTATTGCGACAATCTTTCGGGATGGTCCAGTGGCTTACAATTGTCTAAAGACGCGCCAGAGGGTCGCTTTGCCGTCGCTGCTTCTCTGCCTGCAGGGCGGACGGGATTCTTTACCTACAATTTTTTCAGCACAGGCCAGGACATTTCCCAAAGACACAGCTTGAGCTTCTGGTGGAAAGTAGAAGGCAATGGTCTGAGGGACCTCAAAATCAAAGTTCGCAACTATCCCCTGGTCGGTGGCTGGGAAGCCGTATATACGATCTGGGAAGGACAAACACCGCCTCAGGGGTGGCAACTTGCAGTTATAGAACTGGCAAAACCTCAATACGATAACTGGGGAAGAGAACCCGATTACAACCAGCGATATATCATATTTAGAACCGAAACCAGTCAAAATTCAAATGCGCGCCTGTTCATCGATCATATTGCAACCGTCGATCAGACCTTTTCCTGGCAAGTTGACGCGCCAGTACATGAAAAAAGCTCCATTGACCATCTCGATTTCGATGGCAACGGAGCCGTTGGTTTTACTGATTTTCTACTCTTCGCCCAAAAATTCGGAGCAACGCAGACCGATGCGGGATATGATCCCATCTACGACCTCGATTCTGACGGACAAATCGGTTTTGGAGATTTTCTCACTTTCGCTGCTGGATTTGGATCTGACGGCACGCAGTGGTACATACCCATCACATTTGAAAATCACACCATACAACCCCTGGGCATTGCGGTGGGAACCGCAACACAGATCCTGTTGACCCAGACCATTCAGGCGGGAACAACCCGGATCCGCGTGCCAATTCCTCGTGAGATTCTCGTTTCACGCGACCCCACCGACACACATCCTATCCCAATTTGGGCGCAAGTTGCAGATTTTATCCAAACGCGGAGCAATTGGATATCCTACCTCCCCCAGCGTATTCCCGCACGCACCTGGACACAATTTGTAGCGGCCAAAGAGAATGGCACAGAACCCATTTTGCCCGACTTTTCATACGCGGGCTATCACTACTTTGACAAGCCCATTCCCGATATCCAGGGCGACGTATTCGACGTCACAGCTTATGGCGCTATCCCCAACGATGGCCTTTCCGATCAGGGAGCCATCGTGCGCGCCATTGCCGCAGCCGAGCAAAACAACGGCGGCATCGTCTTCTTCCCATCCGGCGAATTTCTCGTCAACACCAGCAGGGACAACAACCAGTCCATCTACATCCGCAACAGCAATATCATCCTCAGGGGAAGCGGTAGCCGAAGCGGAGGCACAATTATCCGGCAGGTGAACTACATGCCGCCACTCAATCCCGAACAACTGTGGACATCGCCCTATATGTTCATTTTCCAACCTCGCAACACCAGCGATAGATCCCTGACCTCCATTACGGAAAGTGCCGATCGAGAAACCTTCTATATCACAGTAGCCGACGCCTCCAGACTCGTTCCCGGTCAATGGATAACGCTATATATGAACAGCACTGCAGCCATCTCGGAATTTCTCGCGCCCTACTCGGCAGAATCTATCTGGACCACCATGCTGACCAATGGTATCCAGGTGCGCGAAAAACACAGCATAGCTGAAATACAGGGCAATCGAATTCGCCTCAATGAACCCCTGCACACCGATGTCAACCACACGCATAATTGGACCGTACGCGAATATCAGCACCTCGAGGAAATCGGCGTTGAAGACATCAGCTTTCACGGCACCTGGCTGGATGATTTTGTCCACCACAAAGACGCTATTCACGATGGTGGCTGGAGTTTGCTCCGGCTCACCCGATGTGTCAATTCCTGGATACGGCGCACATCCTTCATCAATTGCAATCGCGCCCTTCGCATAAGTTTGGGTTCTGCCGTATCTGTGTACCACGTCACACAAGGGGGCAATCTGGGCCATTCTTCTATTGCCAGCGATGGCGGTTATGGCGTATGGGTCGGGCTGTCAGAAGATCTCGCAGGCCACTGGCATGGACCGGGCACGAACAGTCGCTCTGCTGGAACCGTGTACTGGCGTTATGACATGCGTTCAGATCAACGCATTGACGCCCATGGTGCTCAACCTTATGCCAGCCTACTCGACCGCGTCAATGGCGGTATCCTGTATGGCAGCGGCGCGTCCCTCGCCAATTACCCCAATCACCTCAAGCACTATGTACTCTGGAATTTCAAACATCGAGGCATTCTGAGATACTACGATTTTTGGCGACCGGGCAACGCGCGCGACCGTTTCGTGCAACCCATTATCGTTGGCTTACACGGTGATCCCGCCACGTTTAATGAAAGCACCCTCCAGGTAATCGAATCCAACGGCAGCCCTGTTGAACCAGAATCGCTCTTCGAAGCCCAACTCGAATCGCGCCTCCAAACCCTACCCCCCTGGCTCAACGACCTCCGCGCAGAATGGAAAACGTTTCGCAACACCCCGCTGCCAAATTTCCCAGCACCGAATTTTTAAGCGCCTTCCTTCCTGAAATATCCCCTCTGCCGCATCAACATGCGATAGAGATCGGGATTTTTCTCAAACGCCTCGCGTCCGTGCAGCCAGAAATGGTTGTTGAGCACCACGAGATGATCGGGCGGCAAAGGCACCAAAACCACCCCCTGCGACGCTTCCATAGAATCGGAAAGATCGCGCAAATATCGGCCCTGCTCAATGGTCTCGGGATAGACAAACTGATCGATAAAACACACACACGCTTTACCGTCCCGTTCGTAGAACGTCGTTTTTTCAACCCTAACGGGATAATTCTTACTCGGCGGCGATTGATAGGTCAGGGGAAAAGAGGCCAGCTGATGGCCGGCAAAGTACTCTAACGCCTCCCAATCATCCAGATGCAACAGCCGCGACTCCCCCCCTACCGCATCGTGCTCTGCCATCTTCATCATCAAAATCCAGTCTGTGCGCTCGCGGACATACGTCCCATCGGTATGGAGCGTGAACAGACGATATGCCTGACGCAAATACGAATCGCTATTATCCGTATCCTTCACCTCGAAACAGGCGTAATAATTCCCCGTCATATCGTCAAAATTGGGAATCCCGATCGCATGTGAAACAGCCGTGCCAAAAGCAACGCGCTGATCCATCGTCTCAAACCCACCTTTAGCCGCAATGGTGAAACCCCCTGTTGCGCGATCTCTAACGATCGCATTGATATGCTCGAAAAAATCGCCACCAACGATATTTTGCAGACAATCGGCGGCGATCAATCTCAGATATGGCACATAAGTCAATCGCTGTTCCGAAAGGTCTTCGACCTCGCGCACAAATGCCGCTGCGGCATCGGCATCAATTGTAATATGGTTCAGCCGGTGATGGTCGGGATGTTGTTTAACCGTGTAGTTCAAAATCAGCCCCTCATGTTCCAAGATTAGACTTGTTCATAAACGTCCGCATTGCCCGCGCTGGATGTCTTTGTTTATACGCGCTGAACACATCGGGAAAATCGCCAATCACAGTACGCGCCCGTTCCAATGCCAGTGCGACGACCTCGCGGGGCGGGTCGCTCAGAGGATTTTTCTCATCGGCATCCACATTCAAATCGTAAACCGTAGCCTCGGGCGACCTTGTCCCCACATCCATGTGTACGCTGTAGCGATCATCCCGCACATTAAAGTTCGTTGCCCAACCCGTTGTGATGTAATCTCGAGCTGGTTCACACGCACCCGTCACACATGCCCAGGCATCTGCCCCATCCATCTCTTCATAGTCAACGTCCAGCATATTGAGAATCGTCGGCGTAATATCCTGATTCTGCGTCCAGATATCCGTTTCTTGCCCGCGCGGCCCACCCGGATGGCGAACAATCCAATTGATCTGCGTATTAAATGGAAATAGCGCGTTACCGCCCTTGCCAAATCGTCCCCTATCCATCAATTGCGTGCCGTGATCGGATACGAACATCACCACCGTATCGTCCCGCAGATTCAATCGGTCAATCGTTTCCAGCAAATGCCCAATCCAGCGATCTACAAATGTGACATAGCCCATATACAATGCTTTTGTGCGCTCGATTTCCGCATCTGTCGCATCGCCAAGGGGCAAGACGCTATGATGGATATAATCCTTCACCGAGGGATCAGAAAAATAAGCATCGGCATACTGCCTTGGCGGATCCCATAACTCGTGTGGACTAAAGCTATCAATCCAAAGGAAAAACGGCTTGTTGCCTCTATTGTCCTCCACCCATTGCGATGCCTCGCGGAACACCTGGGCAGCGAGATAATTTTCTTCGCCCTCCTGCCGATCCAGCATATTGAGCAAATACTGAACAATCACCGCATGTTTCCTGGGGTCTGCATCCCCATCCCGTACATGCGCTGCCAGATCGATCCGCGACAGCGGTCCCGTGCGATATCCATCTTGTTCCTGTCCGCGAACAAAGCGCCACGACAAAAAACCTCGCGTGAAATTCTGCGTCGGCTTAAACATGTGATAGGTATCCGCGACCAGGCCCGTAACAAAACCCGCATCGTGCAGGCGTTCCGCAAGCGTATCCTGATCTGGCGGAATAGGATGCCAGCCAGAGCCTGCTGGCTGAAGCCCTTCATTTGGTGTATCGAACCGCCAGGGAAAGGACGGGATACCCGTAAACACACACCGTCGAAAAGGAATCGTCGGCAATCCCTCTGCAAAACAGCGATTAAAAATCAGGCCGTCAGAAGCCAACTGATCCAAATGAGGCGTTCTCACATGGCTCAACTTTTTGCCCGCTCCAACAATATCTGCTCGAAACGTATCGCAACAGATTACGACCATATTCATAAAATTCTCCTTTTGTGATTCCTGTATTGATCTGACCTATCCTATCCCATTATGATAATCTGCGAGTGCCAGCCTGTCAATATCAGCGGCATATTTCATTTTCAGGTTGACAAAAAATATAGAATATGTGAGATTTCTCCCCACCAAGAGTAGAGGCGCGTTCCGTCATCAGTAATCTGGCACCAGAAAGCGGATCTATAGACCAGATGAAAGGGTCGGGATGCCGAAGCCAAATGTTCCACCGCAGGGCATTTGGCTGGGTCAGCAGATAATATCTGCTGAACTGTCACGGGAAATAATCCCGTGGGGCGCTCTCTTGTAGGCTGTTCCTGCTATATGCAGTCGGCGTGCTTCTACTCTGGCAACCGACTGTTTTTTTGTTCAGATCCGCAGAAAGGAAAAACCGATGTCCAGGCTCAAAGTTGGGGTTCTCGGCGCAACCGGCATGGTCGGACAACGCTTTGTCACATTGCTCGCCGATCATCCCTGGTATGAAGTCACCACCGTTGCCGCCAGCCCGCGCTCTGCAGGGAAAACCTATCGAGAAGCTGTGAAAGGCCGATGGACGCAATGCGATATTGCCATTTCCGCAACAGTATCCGACCTCGTCGTGCAGGACGTGCGCGAAATTGATGCAATCGCATCACAGGTCGATTTCGTCTGCTGCGCGCTCGACATGGAAAAAGAAGAGATTTACAAACTCGAAGAAGCTTATGCAAAAGCTGAAACGCCGGTGATATCCAATAATTCGGCGCACCGCTGGACCCCCGACGTGCCCATTCTTATGCCAGAAATCAATCCAGAGCACGCCGAAATCATTCCGGAGCAGCGCAAACGTCTGGGTACCCAACGCGGTTTTATTGCCGTAAAGCCCAATTGCTCCATTCAGCCTTATGTGCCGGCTTTTCACGCATTGTCAGAATTTGGGCCTTCCAGCGCCTCTATATGCACTTATCAGGCCATTTCCGGTGCGGGTAAAACCTTTGAAACATGGCCAGAAATGATAGACAATATCATCCCCTATATCGGCGGAGAAGAAGACAAAAGCGAAAACGAGCCCCACAAAATCTGGGGCAAAATCGTCAAAGATGAAATTGTGCCCAGCCGCAGTCCGATCATTTCTGCCCAATGCGTTCGGGTTCCCGTCACAGATGGACACATGGCAGCCGTATCTGTATCCTTTGACAAAAAACCCACGGCTGAGGACATCTTCTCACGATGGCAAGACTTCGAAGGAGACCGCAGAGCTACAGGACTGCCCTCCTCGCCCAAAACATTTCTCGCGTACATCGAAGGCGATGACCGCCCGCAGACGCGCTTAGACCGCGATGCAGAAAATGGCATGGGCATTACACTCGGTCGCCTGCGCGAAGACAATCTCTTCGATTACAAATTCATCGCCCTCAGTCACAATACAGTACGCGGTGCAGCAGGCGGTGCTGTCCTGATGGCCGAACTCTTGACCCAGGAGGGGTATATCTAAAACTACGTCACGGCATTTTGTGTTCGTCCCTCCAAAAATGCGATTACATTCTCCACTG
Proteins encoded:
- a CDS encoding penicillin acylase family protein → MERINESTNQRISESTTEFAITLGGWAGFVYSFIRLFVIFLFPIAFAAQSGAQEGVINRDSLAVLLAEVPVDTLVAKLGDSLFSPPEGKARILRDAYGVPHIYGRTDEDVAFGFGYAQAEDHLLQMLKSFRQARGRLAEVEGTSALKLDEMALRWRIHSVAGERYGDISEETRQYIAAFVEGINHYIEIHRQVLPQWVQDVRAVDVVALVQWILFLFAEQTGESELARVGLTTSVPKLPGSNLWVAGPSRSGSGAPVLAMDVQLPYTTPFQLCEAHLVSNAGLNVMGTTFFGLPVIFAGHNDHIAWSITTNDTDVFDLYEERLDPINPRRYFYGDEKRRVVSRRVKIHTEEGMREVEREFFYTDHGPVYKTIGNWAYAARTSVADRVDAMGQLLAMNRAVSLGAFQQALSHLELPVFNVIYGDVMGEIFYVFNGRCPVRSEDFDWRAPVPGWMPETEWRGMIAFSQLPQVHNPTSGSLQNCNVSPDVVAIDSGLKRDDFPPFLGWGRPNYRAQRIVNWLLTHQNIAVGDMQALLRDDYLVDAEESKGLIYRAYNRAWPVLYDPNWEIGKAVQILRSWDNRASLESVGTLLFSIWKMRFDPLLAQAPQKRDIIVREKVALEALQQAVAYMITTYGRLDVPWGQVHYLKRGDRTFPMSGAPSGTEALHQTMTRIEADGTMLIEGGSAFGMVVSLVQPVQSWSALAYGNSENTESPHYDDQAELQHRNTFKKTVFTTGDLQPVLTDLTTVPYDPEEAERQSLKAIWHKQLQTGEVAPDSTDTGPESSRDD
- a CDS encoding Gfo/Idh/MocA family oxidoreductase, encoding MTERVKVAALGLAHDHVWSNLRALKALDNAVLVAGADGNAELREQFVEATGCELVYDDFEALLDNEEPDAVFVFTPTAHHADVVELCAPRGIHVMVEKPMAATLEQADRMLTAARKAGTVLMVNWPTAWNRGIRTAYRLVQEGAIGQVWQLLWRGGHCGPDELGCSEHFCDFLFDSHLNGAGAFNDYGGYGASLCVLFLGRPNHVVGMAGRLLKTHLPVDDNGMMILRYPNALCRLEMTWTEAVPHKPPHDLMLHGTEGTIIAGNDVVLYTRGSKDGKTIAPDALPEGENNASEYFIHCIQSGASPGFVTCADLSRNAQEIMEAGLISATNGIAMALPIEDHLFRE
- the clpB gene encoding ATP-dependent chaperone ClpB is translated as MDRNKLTQKSQEAVQQAQAIALRYGHQEVDGEHLLAALVAQEAGLVPRILVRMQVDGDALKSELEKELTRLPKVSGPGVEQDKIYVTQRFQKLFLSAQDEAERLKDEYVSVEHLLLALIGEGDKTPAGRILKQFNITRDNFLSVLTQIRGNQSVTSANPEMAYEALEKYGIDLVAEARAGKLDPVIGRDEEIRRVIRILSRKTKNNPVLIGDPGVGKTAIIEGLAQRIVRGDVPEWLKDRSIFSLDMGALMAGAKYRGEFEERLKAVLNEIKQSDGHILLFIDEVHTIVGAGKTEGSTDAGNMLKPMLARGELHCIGATTLDEHRQYLEKDAALERRFQPVMVDAPSAEDSISILRGLRERFEIHHGVGIQDNALVNAVVLSDRYISDRFLPDKAIDLVDEACAMVRTEIDSMPSELDAVTRRVMQFEIEEAALKKEKDKSSRERLQTLQKELSDLKDQADAMRVQWENEKRELDGVRTLRAKIEQTKRKIEEAERQYDLNRAAELKHGILPDLERQLKNAEDSQTMDNRLLREEVTEEEIAEIASRWTGIPVTRLVEGEREKLLRLDDILHERVVGQDEAVSLVADAVIRARAGIKDPRRPIGSFIFLGPSGVGKTELARTLSEALFDSEDSMIRIDMSEYMEKHAVSRLIGAPPGYIGYDEGGQLTEAVRRKPYSVILFDEIEKAHSDVFNILLQLLDDGRLTDAQGHVVDFKNTVVIMTSNMGSPYLLEGVTGDGEIRDSARDAVMAELRQQFRPEFLNRIDDVVLFKPLLLSEITKIVDLLIVDLRNRLSDRQIGLTLTKDTKVFIARKGFDPVFGVRPLKRFLQHELETRIGRALISGDISDGAQIEVEVADGDLVIKDARKKK
- a CDS encoding Hsp20/alpha crystallin family protein, translated to MALIRWQPRESFAIQREIDNMVSKFWGDLDTWHGTGWHPRVDVVESDHEFTAHAELPGLNKDDIKVTLEDNVLTIEGERKHEDEQKDKQFFRRERSYGKFKRAFKLGTEVQADKIAANYKDGILTLTLPKSEAAKPRQIEVAVS